One genomic region from Fundulus heteroclitus isolate FHET01 unplaced genomic scaffold, MU-UCD_Fhet_4.1 scaffold_80, whole genome shotgun sequence encodes:
- the LOC118562050 gene encoding uncharacterized protein LOC118562050 — protein sequence MMMSLTLLLTTLGLLLHGSSGDIIMTQTPESLSVVPGQTVSITCKASQYVNDEVDWYIQRPGEAIKLLIYWTSRRQPGVSDRFSGSQSGTDFTLTISRVQAEDAGLYHCQQDWSTPFTHQMTLICVLIWTLLCCCFTESRGQVTVTQPAAVTADLGGSARIRCRTSQNVYVDSHGQRLAWYQQKDGQTPKLLFYLISTRASGTPSRFTGSGSSSDFTLTISGVQAEDAAVYYCKSFHNIGSEWPFTQ from the exons ATGATGATGTCACTGACTCTACTGCTGACCACCCTGGGGCTCCTGCTTCACG GTTCATCAGGAGACATAATCATGACTCAGACTCCAGAATCTCTGTCTGTTGTTCCAGGACAGACTGTCTCCATCACATGTAAAGCCAGTCAATATGTCAACGATGAGGTAGACTGGTACATTCAGAGACCTGGAGAAGCTATTAAACTCCTGATCTATTGGACATCACGTCGTCAGCCTGGAGTTTCTGATCGTTTCAGTGGAAGTCAGTCTGGAACTGAtttcactctgaccatcagcagagttcaggctgaagatgcagGACTTTATCACTGTCAGCAGGATTGGAGCACACCGTTCACACA TCAG atgactttgatctgcgtcctcatctggactctcctctgctgctgcttcacag AGTCCAGAGGTCAGGTCACAGTGACTCAGCCTGCAGCAGTGACAGCTGATCTGGGAGGATCTGCCAGGATCCGCTGTAGGACCAGTCAGAATGTTTATGTTGATTCTCATGGCCAACGCTTAGCCTGGTACCAACAGAAAGATGGACAAACTCCTAAGCTGCTCTTTTATCTTATCAGCACTCGAGCATCAGGGACTCCAAGTCGTTTTACAGGCAGTGGATCAAgctctgacttcactctgaccatcagtggagttcaggctgaagatgctgcaGTTTACTACTGTAAGAGTTTTCATAACATCGGTAGTGAGTGGCcgttcacacagtga